The genomic region GTCGCTCGCGTCCGAGGTTCACGGCAAAATAGATGAGGATGCCTGCTTCAAAAACAACGAAGGCGGCGTGAAGAAACGCAATGGACCAACTGCATCCATAGTTGAACACCATCAGCGGCAGTCCACCCATGGAGGCTTCATTGAGCTGGAGCGCCGTCAGCACCAGGTGATGTAAGGCAATGAGTCCGGCCGCTGCGACGATAGGCAGCCAGTCCCGGTAAGCCGTGACGATGGCCAGCGCCGCGAAGATATGAAAGTGCATTTCAATGCGCCCAAGTTGGGCCTGAATCATAATCGCGGAAAGCATCATCAGCACGGCTGCGGCGATGACCGAGAAGCCTCGGGTGCCCCTGAGGAGACCATAGCCAAGTGAGGCAAGGACGCTCGCAATGATGACGCCGGTAATGGCAAAGGCCTGTGTGCCATACCCGGCGGGCACCCAGAGTGCGACTACCGGTATGTGGGCGATGATGATAAACAGCAGCTGGCGATCTGTTCTGAGACGTTCGCGCTGGGAGTAGGAGTATGTGTGGCTCATTTTTCGCTCAGACCCGAAGGTCTTACCTCAGCGATCAGGCGATGCATATCCGCTTGCACCCGTCCTAAATCTAAGTTGGAGGTGGGATAAACCAGGACCTTGCGGCCCGCCTTGGTTACCACATGTAAGAACGCGCTGTGATCGAGATTGTCCGGTGTGGGCGCGCCGCCGACGTTTGCGTGGTACGCGTGCGCTAACCGCCTTGCCGCCGCCTCGTTTTCCGGCAGGATAAGGCGGAAATTCGGCCCAAAATGTTCCAGGGTAAGGGCAAGCGATCCGTCTTTGTCTCGCGAAGGCATCAAGCTGACAAAGACGTAGTGAATGGGGAGGTCAGTCAGCCGTTGGCTGAGCTTGTAGAGATTTGCAAGCTGTGGCGGACAGACGTCGTCGCAGTGTCCGTAGCCAAAGAAGACAACGCTAATCTCACTGGTATCGAGCGGTGGCACCTCGATATCGGTGCGGAAGCCGTAGTACCCCGACTGGTTCGAGAGCGCCGGTAGCAGTGGCAGCGATGCCATGGCGAGAGCGCAGGCAAGCAAAAGCATAAAGCAGCGTAAAATGTACTTCGAGCGGCTCATCGTGGAGCGAACACCAATTCACGTTATAGACTAACTGGATTAAAGCGATTGAATACGTCGTACGGGGCGGAACGGATCAGTCCACATTGGTTGTGCCACGCCTTAAGCAGAGCGTTCGTAAATCACCGGCACCGAAAACAGCCGGAGAATAGCTTGAAACGCCAATGGGTAAGCATGCGTAGAACTCCCGATGTTGAGCCCGTACAGCAGGGCGGTGTTGGGGGATTCGGGCTAAGCTTCCGTCTCGATGACGGTGATACTGCGCCGTTGTCGGACAAGCGTGAAGTGTCTTCTACGTGAGGGAGGAGGCTTGATGGGTTTAGTGGATTTCAAAACCGCTTGCGCCTTTCGCTGTTCCGGGACTCCCGATGTGTCGCTGAAGACACCGCCAAAGAGCATCCTACAGTACAGCTCAAGCGTCGCCATGCTGTTTTCGATCCGCAGAATGCCCTCATTGCGCAATTCGACGCCAAAATACCGGACTCCTGTTTCAGAGTGTGCTTCGTACAGCGTTACATCGCCATACGACTGAATGGCACTACCAATACAAAAGATAACTGTGGCCCTCCTGTCAGCGCAGCGATTACCCATTTCACTGTCAATTGTGGCTTTTGGTGGCCAGTCAAAGACTGAACTCATCCGGAACCCGGTCTTTAAACGGTATCGGACCCACCGCCTTCCTATACACACGCCGGCAAAAGACGAAAGGTTCCCTTAGTTGTCAGGGTTCGCAATTGTCTGCCGAAGCACTAGAGACTTTTAATAGTATCGAACAAGCCGTCGAGCGTATTCGGGATGTGTCGACGCGAACGGCCAGTGCGGCCGAAGAACAGCACTCGGTCAACGAGGATATCAACCGCAATATCGTCACCGTCAATAATTCTGCGAACCAGATAACCGATGTTTCGAAAACTCTTGAAGAGCTTTGCGCTAACCAATCAAGTCTCAACCTTCGCTTGACGAAATTGGTCGCGAGGTTCAGAACCTGATTGTGGAGTGGTTCAGTGATTCCGGACCAACGTCGGTGGTAAGGCCGCCACCATAAACGAGGTGTCTGATTCCTGGGTTCAAGCAGGAAGCAGCCAACCTCGTGCTGGACCAAGGTTTCACCATTCCCGAGGCCAGTATGTCCCTAAGCGTGGGTGAGAGTGTCATTTGTAAACACCCCCTAAAATCGGTGCATGCGTAATTAGAGTTCTCCGGCCTACAATGAGGCAAACGGAGAGCAGCATGAAGAAATCACGGTACAGCGAGTCCCAGATCGTCAAGATCCTGAAGGAGGTCGAGGGCGGTCGCCTGGTCAAGGAAGTCTGTCGGGAGTACGGCATCTCCGACGCGACCTACTACAACTGGAAAGCCAAGTACGGTGGCATGGAAGCTTCTGACGTGAAGCGCCTCAAAGAGCTTGAAGAGGAAAACCGCCGGCTCAAGCAGATGTACGCCGAGTTGAGCCTGGATCACAAACTGTTGAAGGATGTGATCGAAAAAAAGCTGTAAAGCCAGCCGTTCGACGAGAACTGGTGGATTACCTCAAGCAGGCTCACGGCATCAGCGTTCGCAGAGCCTGCCGAATCGCTGGCATCAGTGACTCTGTGTATCGGTACCAGCCCGATACCGCCCGTGATGAGCCGGTGATTGCAGCGCTTCAGAGCGCCACTGAACGCTACCCTGCCTACGGCTTCAGCAAGCTGTTCAAGGTGCTGCGTCGATGGGGGCATGCCTGGAATCACAAGCGGGTCTATCGACTGTACCGCGCGCTCAACCTGAACAAGCGACGACGAGGTAAGAAGCGGCTTCCAACCCGAAATCCCGAACCGCTGGCCGTCCCCAGCACAGCGAATCACTGCTGGTCCATGGATTTCATGAGCGACAGTCTGTTCTGTGGTCGCCGGTTCCGAACGTTCAATGTGGTGGATGACTTCAACCGGGAGATCCTTGCCATCGAGATTGACCTGAACCTGCCAGCACCGAGGGTCATCCGGGTCCTGGAGCGCATCATCGCCTGGCGAGGTTACCCGGCCAGACTACGTATGGATAACGGCCCGGAGTTCATCTCCATCGCCTTGGCAGACTGGGCAGAAAAGCACGCTATCGCGTTGGAATTTATCAAGCCCGGTAAGCCGACCCAGAACTCCTACGTGGAGCGCTTCAACCGCACTTACCGGGACGAGATCCTGAATATGTATGTCTTCCGGAATCTCACCGAAGTCCGGCAGCGGACCGAGTCGTGGATGGCCGAATACAACGATGAACGTCCCCACGATTCACTGGAAGACCTGACGCCATGGGAATATCTGGCGAGACACCAACAGACGGAAAACTCTAATCAGCGGTGCAACTAAAAGCGGGATGTTTACACACTGATGAGAGGTGTGCTTTTGTAAACAGATACATAGAGGAATTTTGTAATGGCAACTAACAAGCCGTATGGAGATAACCGAAGGCAGGGAGCTGTTCGAGACCGGTCACAGTTTCGTATGCCCTCAGGAAACTGGGCAAAGCGAGATGCAGATACAGGACGGATAATGGACGTAAAGCAGGACGGTAAGCCGTTTAAGGGGGTTAGGCGAGAAAAGTAGGCACTGACGCCACATCAATGCCTACTTAGATTGATGGACACTCAGTTCGCCACAAACTGATGTGTCGGCCTTATGTGAGGAGGATCCAAGCCCTATCGACACAAAGCTCTCATCACAAGCGCGTTGAAGCTTAGACGGTAGCATCGATCTTTTCAAGGAATCCCTCCTCTCCACTAATTTTTCAGGAGGAGAGCAAATGGCTAAACCGAAAACTATACGAGTTAGCAACTACCGTCGTTTTCGCTTTGGGCGCTGGGAAAGCGTCATTACACATTGGCGCTCGGCGCCAGCTTGAAGACTAGGGGAACTTTATGGAAGAGGTTCCCCTATTTTCACAAATGATCAGACACGCCATACAGGTACAGGTCATCCGCCTGCTGCATCAGGCAACGACGCTCTGGCGACCGTGCCGGTAAGATATCGAGCCGGCGACGGAGGTCGACCAGAACTTCGGAAGCGAGCTGCTTTCCAGCCAAGCACCATATCCCTCTGCTGGGCATTCATGTCCCTGGGTGCGCCTCCTTTGAGGACTGCCTTGGCGCTTCAGTCACTGAATAGTGCGTTTACTCTGGTTGCTCCGACACGGCCGTGTGGGTTTGCTTCAAATACTGATAGAGGGTTTCACGGCTGATACCGTACTCCCGGGCCAG from Marinobacter nanhaiticus D15-8W harbors:
- a CDS encoding SCO family protein; this translates as MSRSKYILRCFMLLLACALAMASLPLLPALSNQSGYYGFRTDIEVPPLDTSEISVVFFGYGHCDDVCPPQLANLYKLSQRLTDLPIHYVFVSLMPSRDKDGSLALTLEHFGPNFRLILPENEAAARRLAHAYHANVGGAPTPDNLDHSAFLHVVTKAGRKVLVYPTSNLDLGRVQADMHRLIAEVRPSGLSEK
- a CDS encoding IS3 family transposase (programmed frameshift) produces the protein MKKSRYSESQIVKILKEVEGGRLVKEVCREYGISDATYYNWKAKYGGMEASDVKRLKELEEENRRLKQMYAELSLDHKLLKDVIEKKPVKPAVRRELVDYLKQAHGISVRRACRIAGISDSVYRYQPDTARDEPVIAALQSATERYPAYGFSKLFKVLRRWGHAWNHKRVYRLYRALNLNKRRRGKKRLPTRNPEPLAVPSTANHCWSMDFMSDSLFCGRRFRTFNVVDDFNREILAIEIDLNLPAPRVIRVLERIIAWRGYPARLRMDNGPEFISIALADWAEKHAIALEFIKPGKPTQNSYVERFNRTYRDEILNMYVFRNLTEVRQRTESWMAEYNDERPHDSLEDLTPWEYLARHQQTENSNQRCN